A portion of the Haemorhous mexicanus isolate bHaeMex1 chromosome 3, bHaeMex1.pri, whole genome shotgun sequence genome contains these proteins:
- the EIF2AK2 gene encoding interferon-induced, double-stranded RNA-activated protein kinase, which produces MDREYMTKINRYRQIHKCTVVYDTVGITGPDHDPEFTIVVKINGEEYGRGTGKSKKEAKAVAAKETWDMIENQHKSPSNTAAAELTTTQTTSTTSSPAQDKDYVSLLNIFSQRTGYIVDYPNKTRTGDAHVPTYSISCTISGHLYGRGTGPSLAVAKQAAAKEAYEKMETERSNNSNSFQVPPESDSDKNTICFTDSSAKLAEKMKDMAICEKPSPFQKNAQSSVLKAKRKLAANFANVSNANTGEENGSPHTVNKTFLKLFEKIEPIGAGGFGNVFKATSTSDKKTYAIKRVEFTEKVEREAEGLARLSHENIVRYHCSWTGMDHIKYPDSSCNSDEEIHCLFIQMEFCEKGTLENWIVKTSKDRKYREMAQNKFLQIVKGVEYIHSEELIHRDLKPQNIFISHNNKIKIGDFGLVTSVAFETLTENRGTKSYMAPEQTGAKYGKEVDIYALGLIWFEILSAFTGHERSKVWPSAREGKLPEYFNNQFPTEAPIIKKMLSRDPSGRITISHLLDLLKSVDKEKELRNYSY; this is translated from the exons GTTCACAATTGTTGTCAAAATAAATGGTGAGGAATATGGTAGAGGCACTggtaaaagtaaaaaagaagcaaaagcagTAGCAGCAAAAGAAACATGGGATATGATTGAGAACCAG cATAAGAGTCCCTCAAATACGGCAGCTGCAGAGTTAACGACAACTCAAACAACCTCAACAACCTCATCACCTGCACAAGACAAGGATTATGTCAGcctattaaatattttttcacaaagGACGGGTTACATAGTTGATTATCCTAACAAAACTCGTACCGGAGATGCCCACGTTCCCAC GTATTCTATTAGCTGTACAATTAGTGGCCATTTGTATGGAAGGGGCACTGGACCTTCCCTAGCTGTTGCAAAACAAGCTGCTGCAAAGGAAGCATATGAGAAG atggaaACCGAAAGATCTAATAACAGCAATTCCTTTCAAGTGCCACCTGAGTCTGACTCAGA taaaaacacCATTTGCTTTACTGACTCATCTGCAAAGTtggcagaaaaaatgaaagacaTGGCCATATGTGAAAAGCCTTCACCTTTTCAG AAAAATGCACAAAGTTCTGTCCTGAAGGCCAAAAG AAAATTGGCAGCTAATTTTGCTAATGTAAGCAACGCAAATACCGGAGAAGAGAATGGGAGTCCACACACTGTCAATAAAAC atttctcAAGCTTTTTGAAAAAATAGAGCCTATTGGTGCAGGTGGTTTTGGGAATGTTTTCAAGGCAACATCGACGAGTGATAAGAAAACCTATGCAATCAAACGAGTTGAATTCACGGA GAAAGTTGAGCGGGAAGCAGAAGGACTGGCAAGACTTTCACATGAGAACATAGTGCGCTATCATTGCAGCTGGACAGGGATGGACCATATCAAGTACCCAGACTCAAG ctgtAATTCAGACGAAGAAATTCACTGTCTTTTCATCCAAatggaattctgtgaaaaaggGACATTGGAAAACTGGATTGTAAAAACTAGCAAAGACCGAAAGTATCGTGAAATGgcacaaaacaaatttttacAAATAGTGAAAGGAGTGGAATATATTCATTCTGAAGAGTTAATTCATCGAGACCTCAAG CCTCAGAATATATTCATATcacataataataaaataaaaataggtgACTTTGGTCTTGTGACTTCTGTGGCATTCGAGACTCTGACTGAGAACAGAGGAACAAAATCGTATATGGCACCAGAACAG ACTGGGGCCAAATATGGAAAGGAAGTAGATATTTATGCATTGGGATTAATTTGGTTTGAAATTCTTTCGGCATTCACCGGTCATGAAAGAAGTAAG GTATGGCCTTCTGCTAGAGAGGGTAAGCTTCCAGAGTACTTCAACAATCAATTTCCAACAGAG gCACCCATAATCAAAAAGATGCTTTCAAGAGACCCTTCAGGAAGAATCACTATATCTCATTTGCTTGACCTTCTTAAGTCTGTTGATAAAGAGAAGGAACTTAGAAATTACTCTTATTGA
- the GPATCH11 gene encoding G patch domain-containing protein 11 isoform X2 → MEGDEEEDYMSDLFLKQDVRPGLPMARRVKEAIQKEEKQKEANEKNRQKSIKEEEKERRDLVLKSALGNENKGFALLQKMGYKSGQALGKSGEGIVEPIPLNIKTGRSGLGHEELKKRKAEEKLENYRQKLHMRKQANEQAADEFRIRFKTKQEERKMEGDLRKSQRACQQLDRQKTLKIYPQIALETVLQIMTKASLKEEVLDKYV, encoded by the exons ATGGAaggagatgaggaggaagaCTATATGTCTGATTTATTTCTTAA ACAGGATGTCAGGCCAGGCTTGCCCATGGCGAGGCGGGTGAAGGAAGCtattcagaaagaagaaaagcaaaaagaagccAATGAGAAGAACAGACAAAAAAGcataaaagaagaagaaaaagagagacgTGACTTGGTACTGAAAAGTGCATTGGGCAACGAGAACAAAGGCTTTGCTTTGCTCCAGAAGATGGGCTACAAGAGCGGCCAGGCCCTTGGCAAAAGTG GAGAAGGCATTGTTGAACCTATTCCTCTGAACATAAAAACAG GCAGAAGTGGGCTTGGTCATGAGGAATTAAAAAAGcgaaaagctgaagaaaaactggaaaactaTAGACAAAAACTCCATATGAGAAAACAAGCAAATGAACAAGCTGCAGATGAGTTCAG AATAAGattcaaaaccaaacaagaagaACGTAAGATGGAAGGGGACCTGCGAAAAAGCCAGAGGGCCTGCCAGCAATTAGATAGGCAAAAA ACTCTGAAGATTTATCCTCAAATTGCCCTGGAGACAGTGCTGCAGATCATGACTAAAGCCAGTCTAAAGGAAGAAGTCCTAGATAAGTATGTATAA
- the GPATCH11 gene encoding G patch domain-containing protein 11 isoform X1 — protein sequence MEGDEEEDYMSDLFLKQDVRPGLPMARRVKEAIQKEEKQKEANEKNRQKSIKEEEKERRDLVLKSALGNENKGFALLQKMGYKSGQALGKSGEGIVEPIPLNIKTGRSGLGHEELKKRKAEEKLENYRQKLHMRKQANEQAADEFRIRFKTKQEERKMEGDLRKSQRACQQLDRQKDIDVPKETWFWIEPEEEDKKDEENKEDECTSSDLSVSEKLHILTAYLREEHFYCIWCGTTYEDSEDLSSNCPGDSAADHD from the exons ATGGAaggagatgaggaggaagaCTATATGTCTGATTTATTTCTTAA ACAGGATGTCAGGCCAGGCTTGCCCATGGCGAGGCGGGTGAAGGAAGCtattcagaaagaagaaaagcaaaaagaagccAATGAGAAGAACAGACAAAAAAGcataaaagaagaagaaaaagagagacgTGACTTGGTACTGAAAAGTGCATTGGGCAACGAGAACAAAGGCTTTGCTTTGCTCCAGAAGATGGGCTACAAGAGCGGCCAGGCCCTTGGCAAAAGTG GAGAAGGCATTGTTGAACCTATTCCTCTGAACATAAAAACAG GCAGAAGTGGGCTTGGTCATGAGGAATTAAAAAAGcgaaaagctgaagaaaaactggaaaactaTAGACAAAAACTCCATATGAGAAAACAAGCAAATGAACAAGCTGCAGATGAGTTCAG AATAAGattcaaaaccaaacaagaagaACGTAAGATGGAAGGGGACCTGCGAAAAAGCCAGAGGGCCTGCCAGCAATTAGATAGGCAAAAA GATATTGATGTTCCCAAGGAGACTTGGTTTTGGATAGAACCTGAAGAGGAAGACAAAAAGGACgaggaaaacaaggaagatGAATGCACAAGCTCAGACTTAAGT GTATCAGAAAAGCTACACATCCTGACAGCCTATTTGAGAGAGGAGCACTTCTATTGCATTTGGTGTGGAACAACCTATGAAG ACTCTGAAGATTTATCCTCAAATTGCCCTGGAGACAGTGCTGCAGATCATGACTAA